One Thermococcus kodakarensis KOD1 genomic window carries:
- a CDS encoding radical SAM protein: MIVAIIDGYTDEPAGLGVPPYLGIYPRYAYGAIKKARKDASIFYLTIDDLRATFLGEGGIATRNKTPNFPKTKGILEKADIIVYIGGLHTPGKYLSAVPGSVEEVARFLTQFKGEKILGGPAFMGSASMGGIKITSRELQLAHQVFDHVVYGDLEAFLFDYLSNPKDADPLRFRTYAELRDYAIIGAEVVKQFPDYPDFVIVEIETQRGCPKAMGIGGCSFCTEPVRYRRVEDRSVEDVVAEVKALYTLGVRHFRVGRQSCIFSYMAKPDGRVPIPNPEAVEKLFRGIRSVAPNVKTLHVDNANPAVIANYPDESRRIAKALIEYGTPGDVVAFGLESADPKVAKLNNLNATAEETYEAVKLLNEIGGRRGYNGMPWLLPGINIIFGLPGETKKSYEITFQFLKRLLDDGLMVRRINIRQVVVFPGTPLWHMRDKVKVEKHKKLIQHYRYKIRHEIDLPMLRRVVPVGTVLRDVRAEVFDNGLTYGRQIGSYPLIVGMPKQVPLNKFYDVLIVDHGFRSITGIPVPINVNEESPRVLEYIPGIGKKTAVKILAKRPFKTPEEFFEVIGEDKKNVLKDLITL; this comes from the coding sequence ATGATAGTCGCTATTATAGACGGCTACACCGACGAACCAGCTGGCTTGGGAGTTCCTCCTTACCTCGGTATATACCCGAGGTATGCCTACGGTGCAATAAAGAAGGCCAGGAAAGATGCGTCGATTTTCTACCTCACAATAGACGACTTGCGTGCCACATTCTTGGGTGAGGGGGGGATAGCGACCCGAAACAAGACGCCGAACTTTCCTAAGACGAAAGGAATCTTAGAAAAAGCCGACATCATAGTTTACATCGGCGGTCTCCACACTCCTGGAAAGTACCTGTCCGCAGTCCCCGGGAGCGTGGAGGAGGTAGCAAGGTTTCTCACTCAGTTCAAAGGAGAGAAAATCCTCGGCGGGCCTGCTTTCATGGGCTCCGCCAGCATGGGGGGCATTAAGATAACCAGCAGAGAACTGCAGCTCGCCCATCAGGTTTTTGACCACGTAGTCTATGGCGACCTTGAGGCATTTCTCTTTGACTACTTGAGCAATCCAAAAGATGCAGACCCGCTTCGCTTCAGGACTTATGCAGAATTAAGGGATTATGCAATTATCGGAGCAGAAGTCGTCAAGCAGTTTCCCGATTATCCTGACTTTGTTATAGTTGAAATTGAAACCCAACGCGGCTGTCCCAAAGCCATGGGAATTGGGGGATGTTCCTTCTGTACCGAGCCTGTCAGGTATCGCAGAGTGGAAGACAGGTCGGTTGAGGACGTCGTTGCAGAGGTTAAAGCCCTCTATACCCTTGGTGTCAGACACTTCCGGGTAGGCAGGCAGAGCTGTATATTCTCCTACATGGCAAAGCCAGATGGCAGGGTCCCTATACCAAACCCCGAGGCAGTTGAGAAGCTCTTCCGCGGAATTCGCTCGGTCGCTCCGAATGTTAAGACGCTCCATGTAGACAACGCCAACCCTGCTGTCATAGCAAACTATCCTGACGAGAGCAGGAGAATAGCGAAGGCCCTGATAGAGTACGGCACTCCCGGGGATGTAGTCGCCTTCGGACTGGAGAGCGCCGACCCAAAGGTTGCAAAGCTCAACAACCTTAACGCCACAGCTGAGGAGACCTACGAGGCGGTCAAACTTCTCAACGAAATTGGGGGAAGAAGAGGCTACAACGGAATGCCATGGCTTCTTCCGGGCATAAACATAATCTTTGGTCTGCCAGGAGAGACCAAAAAGAGCTACGAAATCACGTTCCAGTTCCTGAAAAGACTCCTGGATGATGGTCTGATGGTCAGGCGCATAAACATCCGCCAGGTAGTAGTTTTTCCAGGAACACCTTTGTGGCACATGAGGGATAAAGTGAAGGTTGAGAAGCACAAGAAGCTTATCCAGCACTACCGCTACAAGATAAGGCACGAGATAGACCTACCTATGCTCAGGCGTGTTGTCCCAGTGGGAACTGTTCTAAGGGACGTCCGCGCTGAAGTCTTTGATAACGGCTTAACCTATGGGAGGCAGATTGGGAGTTACCCACTCATAGTCGGGATGCCCAAGCAGGTTCCCCTCAACAAATTCTACGACGTTTTAATCGTTGATCACGGGTTCAGGAGCATAACTGGAATCCCTGTGCCGATAAATGTGAATGAAGAGAGCCCAAGGGTCTTGGAGTACATACCGGGCATAGGAAAGAAGACTGCCGTGAAAATACTGGCAAAACGTCCCTTTAAGACTCCAGAAGAGTTCTTCGAAGTTATTGGAGAGGATAAAAAGAACGTGCTAAAAGACCTAATCACCCTGTAG
- the rsmA gene encoding 16S rRNA (adenine(1518)-N(6)/adenine(1519)-N(6))-dimethyltransferase RsmA has product MRDRLFSIIYKYNLHPNRDLGQNFLIVPDIIERNIERAEVGEKDTVLEIGPGLGVLTDPLSKRAGKVYAIEKDCRIVEILRREYNWPNVEIIEGDALKVEWPEFNKMVSNLPYQISSPVTFKLLSREFERAVLIFQLEFAERMVAKPGDKNYSRLSLMVRAKARAELVERIGKGAFWPRPKVDSAVVVLEPKPPEERIDLNENLVKALFQHRRSTVSAALKKSAHMLGLSKDKARELRQVFSRVPHSERRVFQLSPEDVLEIEEFLKKEGVIESYPASP; this is encoded by the coding sequence ATGAGAGACCGCCTCTTCTCAATTATTTATAAGTACAACCTCCACCCAAACCGAGACCTTGGGCAGAACTTTCTGATAGTTCCCGACATAATAGAGCGCAACATCGAACGGGCAGAAGTGGGAGAGAAAGACACCGTCCTGGAGATCGGACCCGGCCTGGGTGTCCTCACGGACCCGCTCAGTAAAAGGGCCGGGAAAGTGTACGCGATTGAAAAAGACTGCAGGATCGTGGAGATACTGAGAAGGGAATACAACTGGCCAAACGTTGAGATAATAGAGGGGGACGCACTCAAGGTAGAGTGGCCGGAGTTCAACAAGATGGTCTCAAACCTTCCGTACCAGATATCCTCCCCGGTGACGTTTAAACTTCTGAGCCGCGAGTTTGAGCGTGCGGTGTTGATATTCCAGCTTGAGTTTGCCGAGAGAATGGTCGCCAAGCCAGGGGATAAGAACTATTCTCGCCTCTCCCTGATGGTCAGGGCGAAGGCGAGGGCAGAACTCGTTGAGCGTATTGGAAAAGGGGCCTTTTGGCCGAGACCCAAGGTTGATTCTGCTGTCGTTGTGCTTGAGCCAAAGCCTCCAGAGGAGAGGATTGACCTCAATGAAAACCTCGTGAAAGCTCTCTTCCAGCACAGAAGAAGTACTGTTTCCGCGGCCCTGAAAAAGTCTGCCCATATGCTTGGACTCTCGAAGGATAAAGCCAGGGAGCTGAGGCAGGTTTTCTCAAGGGTTCCCCATTCAGAGAGAAGAGTCTTTCAGCTGTCTCCCGAGGACGTCCTTGAGATAGAGGAGTTTTTGAAGAAGGAAGGGGTCATTGAGTCCTATCCAGCATCTCCTTGA
- a CDS encoding DUF655 domain-containing protein produces the protein MDRYRRHSYRESVGKKRHHNEYEEYAYVLDYLPDGYIDIASGRRTGKPVAQVIGEKAFTLLEVTPKTDLMLYERVFIGKGNRDKILLINKRISYDELTDTAKAELPYVVEEIVKNNEERFVQFFNMAPPITNRLHSLELLPGIGKKHMWEIIEERQREPFKSFEDLKQRVKGLPDPVKMIAKRIVDELQDKDRYKLFVGHRRLFRV, from the coding sequence ATGGATAGGTACAGGAGACACTCCTATAGGGAGAGTGTGGGTAAAAAGAGGCACCACAATGAGTATGAGGAATACGCCTATGTGTTAGACTACCTTCCAGATGGATACATTGACATTGCCAGCGGGAGAAGGACCGGAAAGCCGGTTGCCCAGGTTATTGGTGAGAAGGCCTTTACGCTCCTTGAGGTTACTCCAAAGACTGACCTCATGCTCTACGAGAGGGTCTTTATTGGAAAGGGAAACAGGGATAAAATCCTGCTTATAAACAAGAGGATTTCCTACGATGAGCTTACCGACACTGCTAAGGCCGAGCTTCCGTACGTTGTTGAGGAAATCGTGAAAAACAACGAAGAGAGGTTTGTCCAGTTTTTCAACATGGCACCGCCGATAACCAACAGGCTCCACAGCCTCGAACTCCTGCCTGGAATCGGGAAAAAGCACATGTGGGAGATAATAGAGGAGAGGCAGAGAGAGCCCTTCAAAAGCTTTGAGGATCTGAAGCAGAGGGTTAAGGGGCTTCCCGATCCCGTGAAAATGATAGCAAAGAGGATCGTTGATGAACTCCAGGATAAGGACAGGTACAAGCTGTTTGTCGGCCACAGGAGGCTATTCCGCGTATGA
- a CDS encoding 50S ribosomal protein L21e yields the protein MVKKAHSFRRKTRGKLSKHPRRRGLPPLTRFLQEFEVGQKVHIVIEPSYHKGMPDPRFHGRTGTVVGKRGDAYIVQITDGGKVKTFFIHPVHLRPQKG from the coding sequence ATGGTTAAGAAGGCGCACAGCTTCAGGAGGAAGACGAGGGGCAAGCTCAGCAAGCACCCGAGGAGAAGGGGCCTTCCCCCGCTTACCAGGTTCCTCCAGGAGTTCGAGGTCGGGCAGAAGGTTCACATCGTCATCGAGCCGAGCTACCACAAGGGCATGCCCGACCCGAGGTTCCACGGAAGGACGGGAACTGTCGTCGGCAAGCGCGGAGACGCCTACATCGTCCAGATAACCGACGGCGGTAAGGTCAAGACCTTCTTCATACACCCCGTCCATCTCAGGCCCCAGAAGGGATGA
- a CDS encoding tRNA pseudouridine(54/55) synthase Pus10, translating to MIVEKASEVLERYQLCDHCLGRLFAKLGKGTNEERGKAIRFVLNMERAKDGLPPVEEPKECELCNNVFDRIPELVENMKEAAKDVEFETFLVGSRFPDEVKEKEKAIWDEFGIETAEPINREFNRELGKAFGRATGKDTSKSPDVVFIVEPYSGKIELQINPLYIYGRYRKLLRGIPQTPHPDFEESVASIICRPFSRATGGKCVFKGAGREDVDVRMLGNGRPFILEIKRPKRRNINLEEIAREINASGKVEVLNLRFTTPDEAERVLSTPHRKEYLALVLVKEGVTPEEAEEVAKKLTGLEIHQRTPWRVRKARADKVRVRRVHYAEARWIDDKHFELRLITDGGLYIKELISGDKGRTKPSVSDLLGKPAWCERLDVLNVLDEERSEDSS from the coding sequence ATGATAGTCGAGAAGGCCAGTGAAGTGCTTGAGAGGTATCAGCTCTGCGACCACTGCCTCGGCAGGCTCTTCGCAAAGCTCGGAAAAGGCACGAACGAGGAGAGGGGAAAGGCGATAAGGTTCGTTCTCAACATGGAGCGGGCTAAAGATGGTCTCCCACCGGTGGAAGAGCCCAAGGAATGTGAGCTGTGCAACAATGTTTTTGATAGAATCCCTGAGCTTGTCGAGAATATGAAGGAAGCAGCGAAAGATGTTGAGTTTGAGACTTTTCTCGTCGGCTCGAGGTTTCCTGATGAGGTCAAGGAGAAAGAGAAGGCGATCTGGGATGAGTTCGGAATAGAAACCGCCGAGCCGATAAACCGCGAGTTCAACCGCGAGCTTGGAAAGGCCTTTGGGAGGGCAACCGGAAAGGACACGTCAAAAAGTCCTGACGTTGTCTTCATAGTCGAGCCTTACTCCGGCAAAATTGAGCTCCAGATAAACCCCCTCTACATATACGGTCGTTATAGAAAGCTCCTTCGTGGAATACCCCAGACACCGCACCCGGACTTCGAAGAGAGCGTCGCATCAATAATCTGTCGCCCGTTTTCAAGGGCAACCGGAGGGAAGTGCGTCTTTAAAGGGGCCGGAAGAGAGGACGTTGACGTTAGGATGCTCGGCAACGGAAGGCCCTTCATCCTGGAGATAAAGCGCCCGAAGAGGAGAAATATTAACCTTGAAGAGATAGCGAGGGAGATCAACGCAAGCGGAAAGGTTGAAGTGCTGAACCTAAGGTTCACCACCCCAGACGAAGCTGAGAGAGTCCTCTCGACACCGCACAGGAAGGAGTACCTTGCCCTTGTGCTTGTGAAGGAAGGTGTTACTCCCGAAGAAGCTGAGGAAGTTGCCAAAAAGCTCACTGGACTTGAGATTCACCAGAGAACGCCCTGGAGAGTCAGGAAGGCGAGGGCCGACAAAGTGAGGGTGAGGAGAGTCCACTACGCCGAAGCAAGATGGATCGATGATAAACATTTCGAGCTGAGGCTCATTACAGACGGCGGCCTCTACATCAAGGAGCTCATCTCCGGGGACAAAGGAAGGACGAAGCCGAGCGTCAGCGACCTTCTCGGCAAGCCGGCGTGGTGTGAGCGGCTTGATGTTCTAAACGTCCTTGATGAGGAGAGATCTGAGGACTCTTCTTGA
- a CDS encoding transcriptional regulator, which produces MPTRRERIISLLEERDYSPSELARALDLHGKGSVKIILEDLKAIQKILKRDGKVLLIKPAECRNCGFVFKPEIKVPSRCPRCKSEWIEEPRFKIESK; this is translated from the coding sequence ATGCCGACTCGGAGGGAGAGGATAATAAGCCTTTTGGAGGAGCGGGATTACTCCCCCAGCGAGCTGGCGAGAGCGCTTGATCTCCACGGGAAGGGATCAGTGAAGATAATCCTCGAAGACCTGAAGGCGATCCAGAAAATTCTCAAGAGAGATGGGAAAGTTCTTCTGATAAAGCCTGCAGAGTGCAGAAACTGCGGCTTCGTCTTCAAGCCCGAGATAAAAGTCCCCTCCAGGTGCCCACGCTGTAAGTCCGAGTGGATAGAAGAGCCGAGGTTTAAAATAGAGAGCAAGTAA
- a CDS encoding endonuclease V, whose product MSEGLFKKLEEVQRKLAERIVERPLEVSKIKTVGAVDVSYRDERARAAFVLCSFPDCELLKQRVVEVDVSFPYIPTFFFLRETRPVLIALGKERPDVLLVEGHGRAHPRGYGLASHIGLVLGIPTIGISKRLLRGTPEGSWVKVGKAYVSVGHLIDLPSAVEVVKTLNKNGYPLPLRIADRLSRGHTSWSGGVNDEH is encoded by the coding sequence ATGAGTGAGGGACTCTTCAAAAAGCTGGAGGAAGTTCAGAGGAAGTTGGCCGAAAGGATAGTTGAAAGGCCGCTGGAAGTCTCGAAGATTAAAACCGTAGGGGCAGTTGACGTCTCTTATCGAGATGAAAGAGCAAGAGCTGCCTTCGTCCTCTGCTCTTTTCCAGACTGCGAACTGCTGAAACAAAGGGTTGTTGAAGTTGATGTGAGCTTTCCGTACATCCCAACTTTCTTTTTCCTCCGGGAGACAAGGCCGGTTCTCATTGCCCTCGGGAAGGAGAGACCAGACGTACTCCTCGTGGAAGGACACGGGAGGGCCCATCCAAGGGGATATGGGTTGGCCTCGCACATCGGCCTTGTTCTGGGAATTCCGACGATTGGAATTTCAAAGCGGTTGTTGAGGGGCACTCCAGAGGGTTCATGGGTGAAGGTGGGTAAGGCCTACGTCAGTGTTGGACACCTCATTGACCTGCCCTCGGCGGTTGAAGTAGTTAAGACTTTAAACAAAAATGGCTATCCGCTACCGCTGAGAATTGCGGACAGGCTTTCAAGGGGCCATACTAGCTGGAGTGGGGGAGTAAATGATGAACACTAA
- a CDS encoding haloacid dehalogenase has protein sequence MELKEIIDGIRRTLDEADSAREEALRLTREVVRLSGDAVKAIHRNDLETARQRLKSAQQLVEMIRESLKPYPMLYYSGYVQSAHQEFVEATLLLAYREGREFPSPWDLGVPEADYLLGLGDFVGELRRHFLLLLIDGKVEEAEEVYRFMEELYGELMTLEYPKGLVNIRTKQDQARHILERTLEDLTRAKLNKRLEEKLKAAVGDE, from the coding sequence ATGGAGCTGAAAGAGATAATTGATGGCATAAGGAGAACCTTAGACGAGGCTGATTCCGCAAGGGAAGAGGCTCTAAGGCTAACGCGAGAGGTTGTCAGGCTGAGCGGCGATGCCGTGAAGGCCATCCACAGAAACGACCTTGAGACTGCAAGGCAGAGGCTCAAAAGTGCCCAGCAGCTCGTGGAGATGATCAGGGAGAGTCTCAAGCCTTACCCGATGCTGTACTACTCCGGCTACGTCCAGAGCGCCCACCAGGAATTCGTCGAGGCGACCCTTCTCCTGGCCTACAGGGAAGGAAGGGAGTTCCCATCCCCCTGGGATCTAGGTGTTCCAGAGGCTGACTATCTCCTGGGCCTTGGAGATTTCGTAGGCGAACTGAGAAGGCACTTCCTGCTCCTGCTCATCGATGGCAAGGTTGAGGAAGCTGAAGAAGTTTACCGCTTCATGGAGGAGCTGTACGGCGAGCTTATGACGCTTGAGTACCCCAAAGGCCTCGTAAACATCAGGACGAAGCAGGATCAGGCGCGGCACATTCTGGAGAGAACCCTTGAGGACCTCACGAGGGCCAAGCTGAACAAAAGGCTTGAAGAGAAGCTGAAAGCGGCGGTTGGGGATGAGTGA
- the gatD gene encoding Glu-tRNA(Gln) amidotransferase subunit GatD has protein sequence MKRKVDEFMERHGLGVGDLVRVVKREGDERITFEGLVMPPYELSPGETLTIKLDNGYNIGILIDAIEGIEILEKAKEAPKMEFREVLPRKEGLPSVTILGTGGTIASRIDYKTGAVHAAFTAEELAKAVPEIFDIANITPKLLFNIMSEDMKPEYWKKIAHEAAKALNSDEDGVVIAHGTDTMGYTAAALSFMLRNLTKPVVLVGSQRSSDRPSSDAAMNLICATRMAVSDAAEVMVVMHGETSDTYCLAHRGTKVRKMHTSRRDTFRSINDVPIAKVWPDGKIEYLRDDYRKRGEGEVEVDDKFEEKVAILKIYPGVTSELLEFLVDRGYKGIVIEGTGLGHTPNDMIPAIERAVENGVAVCMTSQCLYGRVNLNVYSTGRRLLKAGVIPCEDMLPETAYVKLGWVLGHTDDLKEVRRMMLTNYAGEITPYTRFDTFLR, from the coding sequence ATGAAGAGAAAGGTCGATGAATTCATGGAAAGGCACGGCCTCGGTGTGGGGGACCTCGTCAGGGTCGTCAAGAGGGAAGGAGACGAGAGGATAACCTTCGAGGGCCTTGTTATGCCGCCCTACGAGCTTTCTCCAGGAGAGACACTCACAATTAAGCTCGACAACGGCTACAACATCGGCATCCTGATAGACGCGATAGAGGGCATCGAAATCCTTGAGAAGGCGAAGGAAGCCCCCAAGATGGAGTTCAGGGAAGTCCTGCCGAGGAAAGAGGGCCTCCCAAGCGTTACCATTTTAGGAACGGGTGGAACAATAGCAAGCAGGATAGACTACAAGACCGGCGCGGTTCACGCCGCCTTTACTGCCGAGGAGCTGGCGAAGGCAGTCCCGGAGATCTTCGATATAGCCAACATAACGCCAAAGCTCCTTTTCAATATAATGAGCGAGGACATGAAGCCCGAGTACTGGAAAAAGATCGCCCACGAGGCCGCGAAGGCTCTCAACTCCGATGAGGACGGAGTCGTCATTGCCCACGGAACGGACACTATGGGCTATACTGCAGCTGCACTCAGCTTCATGCTGAGGAACCTCACAAAGCCCGTAGTTCTCGTGGGCTCCCAGAGGAGTTCCGACAGGCCGAGCAGCGATGCGGCGATGAACCTCATCTGCGCCACGAGGATGGCAGTTAGTGACGCTGCTGAGGTTATGGTGGTCATGCATGGAGAGACCAGCGACACCTACTGCCTCGCCCACCGTGGAACCAAGGTCAGGAAGATGCACACGAGCAGGAGAGACACATTCAGGAGTATCAACGACGTTCCTATTGCCAAGGTCTGGCCAGACGGAAAGATCGAGTACCTAAGGGACGACTACAGGAAGAGGGGCGAGGGTGAGGTAGAGGTTGACGACAAATTCGAGGAGAAGGTCGCGATACTCAAGATCTATCCAGGTGTAACCAGCGAGCTCCTTGAGTTCCTTGTTGATAGGGGCTACAAGGGAATCGTCATCGAGGGAACGGGCCTCGGCCACACGCCAAACGACATGATACCCGCAATTGAGAGGGCCGTTGAGAACGGTGTGGCGGTATGCATGACGAGCCAGTGTCTCTACGGGAGGGTGAACCTCAACGTCTACTCAACTGGAAGGAGGCTCCTAAAGGCTGGCGTTATTCCATGTGAGGACATGCTCCCTGAGACGGCCTACGTCAAGCTTGGCTGGGTTCTCGGGCATACGGACGATCTCAAAGAAGTTAGGAGAATGATGCTGACCAACTACGCCGGCGAGATAACGCCCTACACGAGGTTTGACACATTCCTGAGGTGA
- a CDS encoding antitoxin family protein, whose amino-acid sequence MRLGIKAVYRNGVFKPLEKVELPEGIEVEVVIRKAGPILKKYSGVLKKSEYDWEAEYYEYIEERARGD is encoded by the coding sequence ATGAGATTGGGTATTAAGGCCGTTTACCGGAACGGGGTGTTCAAGCCTCTTGAAAAGGTGGAACTACCTGAGGGCATCGAGGTAGAGGTAGTGATAAGAAAAGCCGGCCCGATTTTGAAGAAGTACTCAGGAGTCCTGAAGAAGAGCGAGTACGACTGGGAGGCAGAGTACTATGAGTACATCGAAGAGAGAGCGCGTGGTGATTGA
- a CDS encoding type II toxin-antitoxin system VapC family toxin produces MSTSKRERVVIDSNIWVEVLSGNSDVIELLDRVSEDFTLCITPTIYSEVSFVILGHYFTSKTGKKGVYALKKELKKNPELYEIVEKFDELLYELSEAGLLEFLGENEEVIRRSRKLRREYRLLPNDAMILAVCDVYGISKIVTLDDDFLRTHLEVLR; encoded by the coding sequence ATGAGTACATCGAAGAGAGAGCGCGTGGTGATTGACAGCAATATCTGGGTGGAAGTCCTGAGCGGGAACAGCGACGTCATTGAACTTCTTGACAGAGTCAGCGAGGATTTCACCCTATGCATAACGCCAACCATCTATTCAGAGGTCTCTTTCGTGATACTCGGTCACTACTTTACATCAAAAACTGGGAAGAAAGGTGTCTACGCCCTGAAAAAAGAGCTGAAAAAGAACCCAGAACTTTATGAGATCGTCGAAAAATTTGATGAACTTCTCTATGAGCTTTCAGAAGCTGGCCTACTTGAATTCCTGGGGGAGAATGAAGAAGTCATCAGAAGGAGCAGAAAGCTCAGAAGGGAGTACAGGCTCCTACCTAACGATGCTATGATTCTTGCTGTCTGTGATGTTTATGGAATATCCAAAATTGTGACCCTTGATGATGACTTTTTGAGAACTCACCTGGAGGTGTTGAGATGA
- the gatE gene encoding Glu-tRNA(Gln) amidotransferase subunit GatE — MTDKFNYEELGLKVGLEIHRQLDTKKLFSPVPSELSDEVDFTFERRLRPTMSELGEIDPAALEEFKKGRKYIYEGNYRLTDLVYMDEEPPRGPDREALEVALQIGYLLNAKPVDEVHFMRKIVIDGSNVSGFQRTAIVAVNGKVDTPWGSVGIPTVCLEEDACRIVERKEKEVIYRIDRLGIPLVEISTTPDIHHPEQAKVVAKYIGDALRATRKVKRGLGTIRQDLNVSIRGGARVEIKGVQELDMIPLIIEREVERQLNLLRIRDELKRRGVKPEDIKEEFYDVTEIFQNTGSKIIARAIKSGGKVLAVKLPKFRGLIGKEIQPGRRLGTEMADRAKKYVRGIFHIDELPNYGITELEVNAVIEKLGLGEEDAFVLVAAEEETAKNALREVIKRAREAIEGVPEETRRALPDGNTQYMRPLPGKARMYPETDIPSIFLPPEEKERIRANLPELPQERVERYVKEYKIDRSLAETLVNDERDELFEELVEKGVKPSLAASILVVVLKGLKKEVPVENITDGHIMEAFQLYLEGKIAKEAFEEIFKELALHPEKTAKQVAEEKGLTLLSEEEVEKIIDEVIQQNIEVIKAKGMGAMGMIMGRAMAKLRGRADGKLVSSLVRKKIQEIAG, encoded by the coding sequence ATGACAGACAAGTTCAACTACGAGGAGCTCGGCCTCAAGGTCGGTCTTGAGATACACAGGCAGCTCGACACCAAGAAGTTATTCTCCCCTGTCCCGAGCGAGCTCAGCGACGAGGTTGACTTCACCTTTGAAAGAAGATTGAGGCCCACGATGAGCGAGCTGGGGGAGATTGACCCTGCTGCTCTGGAAGAGTTCAAGAAGGGCAGGAAGTACATCTACGAGGGCAACTACAGGCTTACCGACCTCGTTTACATGGACGAGGAGCCGCCGAGGGGGCCCGACAGGGAGGCCCTTGAGGTTGCACTCCAGATAGGCTACCTCCTCAACGCCAAGCCAGTTGATGAGGTTCACTTCATGAGGAAGATCGTCATAGACGGTTCCAACGTCTCCGGCTTCCAGAGGACGGCGATAGTTGCCGTGAACGGGAAGGTAGATACCCCCTGGGGGAGCGTTGGAATCCCAACAGTCTGCCTTGAGGAGGATGCCTGCCGTATCGTCGAGAGGAAGGAGAAGGAGGTAATCTACCGCATAGATCGCCTTGGAATCCCGCTGGTCGAGATAAGCACAACCCCGGACATACACCACCCTGAGCAGGCTAAGGTCGTAGCCAAGTATATAGGAGACGCCCTAAGGGCCACGAGAAAGGTCAAGCGCGGTCTCGGAACCATCAGGCAGGACCTCAACGTCTCGATCAGGGGCGGAGCGAGAGTCGAGATAAAGGGTGTCCAGGAGCTTGACATGATACCACTCATCATAGAGAGGGAAGTCGAGAGGCAGCTGAACCTGCTCAGGATAAGGGACGAGCTGAAGAGGAGGGGTGTTAAGCCTGAGGACATCAAGGAGGAGTTCTACGACGTGACGGAGATCTTCCAGAACACCGGCTCGAAGATAATCGCGAGGGCAATTAAGAGCGGCGGGAAAGTCTTAGCTGTAAAGCTCCCCAAGTTCCGCGGGTTAATCGGGAAAGAGATTCAGCCTGGAAGAAGGCTCGGAACGGAGATGGCCGACAGGGCCAAGAAGTACGTGAGGGGCATCTTCCACATCGATGAATTACCTAATTATGGAATTACAGAATTAGAGGTTAATGCGGTTATTGAAAAACTTGGTCTCGGAGAGGAGGACGCGTTCGTTCTCGTCGCGGCCGAGGAAGAGACAGCCAAGAACGCGCTCCGCGAAGTCATCAAGAGGGCGAGGGAAGCCATCGAAGGCGTTCCTGAGGAGACGAGAAGGGCCTTACCAGACGGCAATACACAATATATGCGCCCGCTTCCAGGAAAGGCCAGAATGTACCCAGAAACTGACATACCCTCTATATTCCTGCCGCCGGAGGAGAAAGAGAGAATAAGGGCCAACCTGCCCGAGCTCCCGCAGGAGAGGGTAGAGCGCTACGTCAAGGAGTACAAGATAGACAGGAGCTTAGCCGAGACCCTTGTAAACGACGAAAGGGATGAGCTCTTCGAGGAGCTGGTGGAGAAGGGAGTTAAACCCTCCCTGGCGGCTTCAATACTCGTCGTCGTCCTTAAGGGCCTCAAGAAGGAAGTCCCGGTCGAAAACATTACCGACGGGCACATCATGGAAGCCTTCCAGCTCTACCTCGAAGGGAAGATAGCGAAGGAGGCCTTTGAGGAGATATTCAAGGAGCTGGCACTCCACCCGGAGAAGACTGCAAAGCAGGTGGCTGAAGAGAAGGGACTGACGCTCCTCAGCGAGGAAGAGGTCGAGAAAATCATTGATGAGGTTATCCAGCAGAACATCGAGGTGATCAAGGCCAAGGGCATGGGGGCAATGGGCATGATAATGGGAAGGGCAATGGCGAAGCTCCGCGGAAGGGCCGATGGAAAGCTTGTCAGCTCCCTCGTCAGAAAGAAAATCCAGGAAATAGCGGGCTGA